In the Clostridium beijerinckii genome, one interval contains:
- a CDS encoding phosphatidylserine decarboxylase, protein MIQVYNRTTKSYEEELIAGKKYIEWTYESPVGKTITELIAKKKLFSKLYGKYCDTKLSKSKISPFVDSFNIDMAMSKKKINEFKSFNDFFTRELNFDARPINSDNNILISPGDGRITAYEDIDLDNIIQIKGLTYSLKELINDDNVASKYKNGICVVLRLCPTDYHRFHFIDSGIPYENHPIKGHYYSVNPIALKSVPKLFCENKREWSLFKSDNFKDVLHIEVGATCVGSIIQTYSPRVRVNKGDEKGYFKFGGSTTILFFEQGSIEIDADIIEQSKLGFECKVIFGENIGTKVL, encoded by the coding sequence ATGATTCAAGTATATAATAGAACTACAAAATCTTATGAAGAAGAACTTATCGCTGGAAAGAAATATATAGAATGGACCTATGAATCACCAGTTGGTAAAACAATTACTGAACTTATTGCAAAGAAAAAATTATTTTCTAAGTTATATGGGAAGTATTGTGATACAAAGCTAAGCAAATCCAAAATTTCACCATTTGTAGATAGCTTTAATATTGATATGGCTATGTCGAAGAAGAAAATTAATGAATTTAAATCTTTTAATGATTTCTTTACACGAGAATTAAATTTTGATGCTAGACCAATAAATTCAGATAATAATATATTAATTTCTCCAGGAGATGGAAGAATAACTGCCTATGAAGACATTGACTTAGATAATATAATTCAAATTAAGGGATTAACTTATAGTTTAAAAGAGTTAATTAATGATGATAATGTAGCTAGTAAATATAAAAATGGAATATGCGTTGTATTACGCTTATGCCCTACTGACTATCATAGATTTCACTTTATCGATTCTGGTATTCCATATGAAAATCATCCTATAAAAGGGCACTATTATTCTGTAAATCCAATAGCTTTAAAATCTGTTCCTAAACTTTTTTGTGAAAATAAAAGAGAATGGTCTTTATTTAAATCAGATAACTTTAAAGATGTACTTCATATAGAGGTTGGTGCTACATGTGTAGGTTCAATAATTCAAACTTATTCCCCTAGAGTTAGAGTAAATAAAGGTGACGAAAAAGGCTATTTTAAATTTGGAGGATCTACAACTATATTATTCTTTGAACAAGGATCTATAGAAATAGATGCTGATATTATAGAACAATCTAAATTAGGCTTTGAATGTAAAGTTATATTTGGTGAAAATATTGGTACTAAAGTTTTATAA
- a CDS encoding TetR/AcrR family transcriptional regulator, which produces MNKTKNLIFKSAIKIFSESGYRGATMDDIAANAGLVKGTLYYHFKSKEEIFNFIVEEGLQILQNQVIEVQNINIGPIEKLIKICRIQLTFLYGYTDFFKIVMSQLWGTEHRQNELRHKIRKYINEIEINIRTAMEIGEIKKGDVELIAFQFFGSLCSSAIYESIHIEKINLEDIIESTIKFTLNGLGIDINRYI; this is translated from the coding sequence ATGAACAAAACAAAGAACTTGATTTTTAAATCTGCAATAAAAATATTTTCTGAATCTGGATATAGAGGTGCTACTATGGATGATATAGCTGCCAATGCTGGACTTGTAAAGGGGACATTATACTATCATTTCAAGAGTAAAGAGGAAATATTTAATTTCATTGTTGAGGAGGGATTGCAAATATTACAAAATCAAGTTATTGAAGTTCAGAATATCAATATAGGTCCTATTGAAAAATTAATAAAAATATGTAGAATACAATTAACATTTTTATATGGATATACAGATTTTTTTAAAATAGTAATGAGCCAGTTGTGGGGGACTGAGCATAGACAAAATGAATTGCGTCATAAGATACGAAAGTACATAAATGAAATTGAAATTAATATAAGAACTGCAATGGAAATTGGGGAAATTAAAAAAGGAGATGTAGAACTTATTGCATTCCAATTTTTTGGATCACTATGTTCATCTGCAATATATGAATCTATACATATAGAGAAGATAAATTTAGAAGATATTATAGAGAGTACTATTAAGTTTACATTGAATGGATTAGGAATAGATATAAATAGATATATTTAA
- a CDS encoding Cof-type HAD-IIB family hydrolase: protein MKFLASDLDGTLFRDNKISEKDLDALRRLKAFGNKIIISTGRSLKGVNSILKEYPFEYDYLVMCNGGVIMDNRNNIIHEKSIPNKIQNRIIADFYDIGDSLIYYDDGNDTYMIENKLVDVSAVDADFFNHFSNRVTLEEALSSVSDSQIMSVFNVSQSIEKSELVREKLINEYDEYIEAFRNQVFVDIVAKNCSKGNAIMMILEDENKGVDSLYTVGDSMNDISMFKITNNSYTFNSVEELIKPYADNLVDHVFEVIEDMLR, encoded by the coding sequence ATGAAATTTTTAGCGAGTGATTTAGATGGAACGCTATTTAGAGATAACAAAATTTCAGAAAAGGATTTAGATGCATTGAGGCGACTAAAAGCGTTTGGAAATAAGATAATAATTTCAACAGGAAGAAGTTTAAAAGGAGTAAATAGTATTTTAAAGGAATATCCATTTGAGTATGATTACTTGGTTATGTGTAATGGTGGAGTGATAATGGATAACAGAAATAATATTATACATGAGAAATCAATACCGAATAAAATACAAAATAGAATAATAGCCGATTTTTATGATATAGGAGATTCCTTAATATATTATGATGATGGAAATGATACTTATATGATAGAAAATAAATTAGTTGATGTTTCAGCTGTAGATGCTGATTTTTTTAATCATTTTTCTAATAGGGTAACATTAGAAGAAGCATTGAGTAGCGTATCAGATTCACAAATTATGAGTGTGTTTAATGTATCTCAATCTATAGAAAAATCAGAATTGGTAAGAGAAAAGTTGATAAATGAATATGATGAGTATATAGAAGCTTTTAGAAATCAAGTATTTGTAGATATAGTTGCAAAGAATTGTTCAAAGGGAAATGCAATTATGATGATTTTGGAAGATGAAAATAAAGGCGTTGATAGCTTATATACGGTCGGCGATTCAATGAATGATATTTCCATGTTTAAGATTACCAATAATAGTTATACATTTAATTCAGTAGAAGAACTAATTAAACCATATGCTGATAATCTTGTAGATCATGTTTTTGAAGTAATAGAAGATATGCTAAGATAA
- a CDS encoding ABC-F family ATP-binding cassette domain-containing protein: protein MINVSNVSLRFGGRKLFEDVNLKFTPGNCYGVIGANGAGKSTFLKILSGEVEPNTGEVIIAPNTRMSVLKQDHYKYDNFQVLETVIMGNERLYQIMKEKDEIYAKPDFSDEDGIKASELEGEFAELNGWEAESEASSLLQGLGIGTDLHFKNVSELTGGEKIKVLLAQALFGNPGILILDEPTNGLDLKAVNWLEDFLGNFDGTVIVVSHDRHFLNSVCTQMADVDFGKIKIYVGNYDFWYESSQLALQMSKDQNKKKEEKIKELQDFIARFSANASKSKQATSRKKLLDKITLDDIQPSSRKYPFVGFKPEREVGNDILMVKDLSKTVDGVKVLDNVNFIVNKGDKIALIGNEIAVTTLFKILSGEMEPDSGEYKWGITITNAYFPADNSKYFDDCNLSLVDWLRQYSEEKSESYIRGFLGRMLFSGEEALKEANVLSGGEKVRCMLSKMMLSNANVLMLDQPTNHLDLESITAVNNGLKDYNSNILFASHDHQFVQTIANRIIDIKDDGSIVDRTMTFDEYLEFSNSNK from the coding sequence TTGATAAACGTATCAAATGTTAGTTTGAGATTTGGTGGACGTAAGCTTTTTGAAGATGTCAACCTTAAATTCACTCCAGGAAATTGTTATGGAGTTATTGGTGCTAATGGCGCTGGAAAGAGTACATTCTTAAAAATATTATCAGGTGAGGTAGAACCTAATACTGGTGAAGTTATAATTGCTCCTAACACAAGAATGTCTGTCTTGAAGCAAGATCATTATAAGTATGATAATTTTCAAGTCCTAGAAACTGTAATAATGGGGAATGAAAGACTATACCAAATAATGAAGGAAAAAGATGAAATTTATGCTAAACCTGACTTTTCTGATGAAGATGGAATTAAAGCATCTGAATTAGAAGGTGAATTTGCTGAACTTAATGGTTGGGAAGCAGAATCTGAAGCATCTTCGCTTTTACAAGGACTAGGTATAGGAACTGATCTTCACTTTAAAAATGTATCAGAATTGACTGGTGGAGAAAAAATTAAAGTTCTTTTAGCTCAAGCCTTATTTGGTAATCCTGGAATACTAATTCTAGACGAACCTACTAACGGTCTTGATTTAAAGGCTGTAAACTGGTTAGAAGACTTTTTAGGTAACTTTGATGGAACTGTTATAGTTGTATCGCATGATAGACACTTCTTAAATTCAGTTTGTACTCAAATGGCTGACGTTGACTTTGGAAAGATAAAAATTTATGTAGGTAACTATGACTTCTGGTATGAATCAAGTCAATTAGCTCTTCAAATGTCAAAAGATCAAAACAAGAAAAAGGAAGAAAAGATTAAGGAATTACAGGACTTTATTGCAAGATTTAGTGCTAATGCTTCTAAATCTAAGCAGGCTACTTCTCGTAAAAAACTTTTGGATAAAATTACTTTAGATGATATTCAACCATCAAGTAGAAAATATCCATTTGTAGGTTTTAAACCTGAAAGAGAAGTTGGTAATGATATCTTAATGGTTAAAGATTTATCAAAAACAGTAGATGGTGTTAAAGTATTAGATAACGTGAATTTCATAGTAAATAAAGGTGATAAAATTGCTCTTATTGGTAATGAAATAGCCGTAACTACATTATTCAAAATATTATCTGGAGAAATGGAACCAGATAGCGGTGAATATAAATGGGGAATAACTATAACTAATGCTTACTTCCCAGCTGATAACTCAAAATACTTTGACGATTGCAATCTTTCTTTAGTAGATTGGCTTAGACAATATTCAGAGGAAAAATCTGAAAGCTATATCAGAGGATTCCTAGGCAGAATGTTATTCTCTGGTGAGGAAGCATTAAAAGAAGCCAATGTATTATCAGGAGGAGAAAAAGTTAGATGTATGTTGTCTAAAATGATGCTTTCTAATGCTAATGTATTAATGTTAGATCAACCTACGAATCACCTTGACCTTGAATCAATTACAGCTGTAAATAATGGTTTGAAAGATTATAATAGTAATATATTATTTGCTTCTCATGACCATCAGTTCGTTCAAACTATAGCAAATAGAATCATAGATATTAAGGATGATGGTTCTATAGTTGATAGAACTATGACATTTGATGAATACTTAGAATTTTCTAATTCTAATAAATAA
- a CDS encoding DUF1836 domain-containing protein, whose protein sequence is MNNFNIDAYINSQKSSNNINLNDFPEIDLYMDQVMQLFESKLSYTKRNDDDKVLTKTMINNYAKGNLLMKIKNKKYTKSHLILMGLIYNLKGALSLTDIKTILSPIIIAFEKEEEYPLHDIYQSFLDIYDSNLDDLKSSSTKIYDNITNLISNEDNSLGDYEEKFLLICAYVSMSNLYRRMSEKIIDECFGSTKNYK, encoded by the coding sequence ATGAATAACTTTAATATTGATGCATATATAAATTCACAAAAATCATCTAATAACATTAACTTAAATGATTTTCCTGAAATTGATTTATATATGGATCAAGTAATGCAGCTATTTGAAAGTAAATTAAGCTACACTAAAAGAAATGATGATGACAAAGTTCTTACTAAAACTATGATTAATAACTACGCCAAAGGTAATCTTTTAATGAAAATTAAAAATAAGAAGTATACTAAAAGTCATCTTATTTTAATGGGGTTAATTTACAATTTAAAAGGTGCACTGTCCCTTACAGATATAAAAACTATCTTGAGCCCCATAATTATTGCTTTTGAAAAAGAAGAAGAATATCCATTACATGATATATACCAATCCTTTCTTGATATATATGATTCAAACTTAGATGATTTAAAATCTTCCTCAACTAAAATTTATGATAATATTACAAATCTAATAAGTAATGAAGATAATTCTTTAGGAGACTATGAAGAAAAATTTCTGCTTATATGCGCATATGTTAGCATGAGTAATCTTTATAGACGTATGAGTGAAAAAATAATAGATGAATGTTTTGGGAGTACCAAAAATTATAAATAA
- the trhA gene encoding PAQR family membrane homeostasis protein TrhA gives MEKYLREPINGLTHFIGAVLSLFALIAMLVKVYTRGSSTITFVSVLFFGISMILLYSASATYHSVIANDKVIKILKRLDHSMIFILIAGSYAPFCLVALNGKVGINLFLAVTICAVIGIAFKLCWVTCPRWLSSSMYIGIGWFAVFAIYPMSQVLSSFGLSWLVLGGIMYTIGGIIYALKSDKIKVWLFGRHEIFHIFIMLGTLCHFICVFVYII, from the coding sequence ATGGAGAAATATTTAAGAGAACCTATTAATGGATTAACTCATTTTATTGGAGCAGTTCTATCATTATTTGCATTAATAGCAATGCTAGTAAAGGTATATACAAGGGGAAGTTCTACAATAACATTTGTATCAGTTTTATTTTTCGGGATAAGTATGATTTTATTATATAGCGCATCAGCAACATATCATTCAGTAATAGCAAATGATAAAGTAATAAAAATTCTAAAACGATTGGATCATTCTATGATATTTATATTAATAGCAGGGTCATATGCACCATTTTGCCTAGTGGCGTTAAATGGAAAGGTAGGAATAAATCTATTTCTAGCAGTAACAATATGTGCAGTAATCGGAATTGCATTTAAATTATGTTGGGTAACTTGTCCTAGATGGCTCAGCAGTAGCATGTATATAGGAATTGGGTGGTTTGCAGTATTTGCCATATATCCAATGTCTCAAGTTTTATCTTCATTTGGACTATCATGGTTAGTTCTTGGAGGAATAATGTATACAATAGGTGGAATAATATACGCATTAAAATCAGATAAAATAAAAGTATGGCTCTTTGGAAGACATGAAATATTTCATATATTTATTATGTTGGGAACCCTTTGTCATTTTATTTGTGTATTTGTATATATAATTTAA
- the proB gene encoding glutamate 5-kinase: MGFRQRLKDASRIVVKVGSSTLTYDNGNINLSRIEKLTRVLSDVVNSGKQVTLVTSGAVAVGVNKLKLKEKPESIREKQAVAAVGQCELMHIYSKFFGEYSHVVGQVLLTRDVVEDDHIRENVCNTFETLLDNKIIPIVNENDTVSIDEIENIVRFGDNDNLSAIVASLINADLLIILSDIDGFYDSDPRNNESAKLLNEVREITPELEECAGGAGSNLGTGGMITKLSAAKTSTKAGVDMILANGSEPDIIIDILNGEEIGTLFVS; this comes from the coding sequence ATGGGCTTTCGTCAAAGGTTAAAAGATGCTAGTAGAATAGTAGTAAAGGTTGGATCATCAACATTAACTTATGATAATGGAAATATTAATTTAAGTAGAATTGAAAAGCTAACGCGCGTATTATCTGATGTAGTTAATTCAGGTAAGCAGGTTACGCTTGTTACATCAGGTGCAGTTGCTGTTGGTGTTAATAAATTAAAATTGAAAGAAAAGCCCGAAAGTATAAGAGAAAAGCAAGCAGTAGCAGCAGTTGGACAATGCGAACTAATGCATATATATAGTAAATTTTTTGGAGAATATAGCCATGTGGTTGGGCAAGTGTTACTCACAAGAGATGTAGTAGAAGATGATCATATTAGGGAAAATGTATGCAATACATTTGAAACTTTATTAGATAATAAGATAATTCCTATAGTAAATGAGAATGATACAGTTTCAATAGATGAGATTGAGAATATAGTTAGATTTGGTGATAATGATAATCTATCGGCAATAGTTGCATCATTAATTAACGCAGATTTGTTAATAATTTTATCTGATATAGATGGGTTCTATGATTCAGACCCAAGGAATAATGAGAGTGCAAAATTACTAAATGAAGTTAGAGAAATAACTCCTGAGTTAGAAGAGTGCGCTGGAGGTGCAGGATCAAATCTAGGAACTGGTGGAATGATCACAAAATTATCAGCAGCTAAGACATCCACAAAAGCAGGAGTAGATATGATTTTAGCGAATGGAAGTGAACCAGATATAATAATAGATATTTTGAATGGTGAAGAAATAGGAACTTTATTTGTATCGTAG
- a CDS encoding glutamate-5-semialdehyde dehydrogenase: MSELIIKGQNAKNASYDLGIASTKQKDDALMIMAEELIKAKGDIISANQVDLDIAVSKGTSKAMLDRLALTDERIESMAAGLKDVIKLQDPIGEVISMWQRPNGLQIGKKRVPLGVIGIIYEARPNVTCDAAGLCIKTGNAVILRGGSEAINSNKAIVKALTKGIERSGLPKDSVQLVEDTSREVATEMMRLNEFIDVLIPRGGAGLIQAVLKNATVPVIETGTGNCHIYVDRDCDFEMAKNIVINAKASRPSVCNAAEKLLINEKIVEDFLPIVVNALRENGVAVKGDEVSQSIINDIEKAAEEDWGKEYLDYIIAVKVVKDVDEAISHINKYGTGHSEAIITESYKNSQKFLQRVDAAAVYVNASTRFTDGSEFGFGAEIGISTQKLHARGPMGLKELTTIKYIIYGNGQIR, translated from the coding sequence ATGAGTGAGTTAATAATTAAAGGACAAAATGCTAAAAATGCTTCTTATGATCTTGGTATTGCATCAACAAAGCAAAAAGATGATGCACTTATGATTATGGCAGAGGAATTGATAAAGGCAAAAGGAGACATAATATCAGCTAATCAAGTGGATTTAGATATAGCAGTATCAAAAGGTACTTCAAAAGCTATGTTAGATAGATTAGCTCTTACAGATGAAAGAATAGAAAGCATGGCAGCAGGGCTTAAAGATGTCATAAAACTTCAAGATCCAATAGGTGAGGTAATATCTATGTGGCAAAGACCTAATGGATTACAAATAGGTAAGAAGAGAGTACCGTTAGGAGTTATTGGAATAATTTATGAAGCAAGGCCTAATGTAACTTGTGATGCAGCAGGGCTTTGTATAAAGACTGGAAATGCTGTTATTCTAAGAGGCGGAAGTGAAGCTATTAATTCTAATAAAGCTATAGTTAAGGCATTAACAAAAGGAATTGAAAGATCTGGTTTGCCTAAGGATTCAGTACAGCTAGTAGAAGATACAAGTAGAGAAGTTGCAACTGAAATGATGAGGTTAAATGAGTTTATAGATGTTCTTATTCCAAGAGGTGGAGCAGGATTAATTCAAGCTGTTCTTAAAAATGCTACTGTTCCAGTTATAGAAACAGGAACAGGCAATTGTCATATATATGTAGATAGAGACTGCGATTTTGAAATGGCAAAAAACATTGTTATTAATGCAAAAGCATCAAGACCTTCTGTTTGTAATGCAGCTGAAAAGTTACTTATAAATGAAAAGATAGTGGAGGACTTTTTGCCGATAGTGGTTAATGCCTTAAGAGAAAACGGCGTTGCTGTTAAAGGTGATGAAGTATCACAATCTATAATTAACGACATTGAGAAAGCTGCTGAAGAGGATTGGGGAAAAGAATATTTAGATTATATAATTGCCGTAAAAGTAGTTAAAGATGTAGATGAAGCAATTTCGCATATAAATAAATATGGAACAGGGCATTCGGAAGCAATTATTACAGAGAGCTATAAAAATTCACAAAAGTTTTTACAAAGAGTTGATGCAGCAGCTGTATATGTTAACGCGTCAACAAGATTTACAGATGGTTCAGAGTTTGGTTTTGGTGCAGAAATAGGAATAAGCACTCAAAAGTTACATGCCAGAGGTCCAATGGGACTTAAAGAATTAACAACAATCAAATATATCATTTATGGAAATGGCCAAATAAGATAA
- the mgsA gene encoding methylglyoxal synthase: MKIALIAHDKKKEDIIEFSKKYKDVLAKYELVATGTTGTKISEATGLEVKRYLSGPYGGDQQLGGRIAEGKIDLVIFFTDPLTAQPHEPDVSALLRVCNVHNVAVVTNIKTAELIIKQF, translated from the coding sequence GTGAAAATAGCATTAATAGCACATGACAAAAAGAAGGAAGATATTATTGAATTTTCAAAGAAGTATAAGGATGTACTAGCTAAATATGAGCTAGTTGCTACAGGAACAACTGGAACGAAGATATCAGAAGCAACAGGTCTTGAAGTTAAGAGATATTTATCTGGTCCATATGGAGGAGATCAACAATTAGGTGGTCGTATTGCAGAAGGAAAGATTGATCTAGTAATATTTTTTACAGATCCATTGACAGCGCAACCTCATGAACCAGATGTATCAGCATTGCTTAGAGTTTGTAATGTACATAATGTAGCTGTTGTTACTAATATAAAAACAGCAGAACTTATAATTAAACAATTTTAA
- a CDS encoding SDR family NAD(P)-dependent oxidoreductase, with the protein MTDLNRYTLITGGSDGIGFELAKIYAKNKDNLIIIAKDEIKLRNTKSRLEDQYGVIVEIIQCDLSVDKGYKKIIEVVEEKNLIVDNLINNVGIGCFGFFHDLEEGLEEKIININITALTMLTKYFSKKMVERRHGGILNVASTAAFIGGPKMSIYYSSKAYVLSLTEAIHDELKDLGIRVSCLCPGPVRTSFQEKAGIKKSQRSKRYLMNASDIAKCAYREFSMGKTIIIPGYKNKLLILGNKLIPRALGRKIILKNNS; encoded by the coding sequence ATGACTGATTTAAACAGATATACATTAATAACTGGTGGTAGTGACGGAATTGGATTTGAGTTAGCAAAAATCTATGCCAAAAATAAAGATAATTTAATTATTATAGCAAAAGACGAAATTAAGCTAAGGAATACTAAAAGTAGGCTTGAAGATCAATATGGAGTAATTGTGGAAATAATTCAATGTGACCTATCTGTGGATAAAGGTTATAAAAAGATAATAGAAGTTGTGGAAGAAAAGAATTTAATTGTGGATAATTTAATAAATAATGTAGGCATAGGTTGCTTTGGTTTTTTTCATGATTTAGAAGAGGGACTTGAAGAAAAGATAATAAATATAAATATTACCGCATTGACTATGCTTACAAAGTACTTTTCTAAAAAGATGGTTGAGAGAAGACATGGAGGCATTTTAAATGTGGCATCAACAGCAGCATTTATTGGTGGTCCTAAAATGTCTATATATTATTCAAGCAAGGCATATGTTTTATCATTAACAGAAGCAATACATGATGAGTTGAAAGATTTGGGAATCAGGGTAAGTTGCCTTTGCCCTGGGCCTGTAAGGACATCATTTCAAGAGAAGGCTGGTATAAAAAAATCACAAAGATCTAAAAGATATTTAATGAATGCTAGTGATATAGCAAAATGTGCTTACAGAGAATTTTCAATGGGCAAGACAATAATTATTCCAGGATATAAAAATAAGCTGTTGATTTTAGGAAATAAATTAATCCCTAGAGCGTTAGGAAGAAAAATTATATTAAAGAATAATAGTTAG
- the carA gene encoding glutamine-hydrolyzing carbamoyl-phosphate synthase small subunit: protein MKAKLILENGMIFEGKAFGYLKESVGEVVFTTGMTGYQEVLTDPSYYGQIVTMTYPLIGNYGINLEDMESDSIKVRGFIVREKCNMPSNFRCELELEDFLKQGKVIGLEGIDTRALTKVLRNSGTMRGLIALEDVDDEYVKEKIAGFSTKEAVKTVTTNKSYVVEGTGKHIAVMDFGIKTNIIRNFKKRGCKLTIFPATATAEEVLNINPDLIFLSNGPGDPEDLDFAIENIKKLVGKKPITGICLGHQLLGLALGGKTTKLKFGHRGCNHPVKDLEANIVHITSQNHGYVVEKLPDDMEVTHVNINDGTVEGMKHKTLPIYSVQFHPEASAGPKDSEYIFDKFLEYAL, encoded by the coding sequence ATGAAAGCAAAGCTTATATTAGAAAACGGCATGATTTTTGAAGGAAAAGCTTTTGGATATCTAAAAGAAAGCGTCGGAGAAGTAGTATTTACAACTGGAATGACAGGTTATCAAGAAGTACTTACTGATCCATCTTATTACGGACAAATAGTAACGATGACTTACCCTTTAATAGGGAATTATGGGATAAACCTTGAAGATATGGAGTCTGATTCAATAAAAGTAAGGGGTTTTATTGTTAGAGAAAAATGTAATATGCCAAGTAACTTTAGATGTGAATTAGAACTTGAAGATTTTTTAAAACAAGGAAAAGTTATTGGCTTGGAAGGAATAGATACAAGAGCTTTAACTAAGGTTTTAAGAAATAGTGGTACTATGAGAGGTCTTATAGCACTAGAAGATGTTGACGATGAATATGTGAAAGAAAAAATAGCAGGATTTTCTACTAAGGAAGCTGTAAAGACTGTTACAACAAATAAGTCTTATGTGGTTGAAGGAACAGGAAAACATATTGCGGTTATGGATTTCGGTATAAAGACTAATATAATAAGGAATTTCAAAAAGAGAGGCTGCAAATTAACTATATTCCCAGCAACAGCAACAGCAGAAGAAGTTTTAAATATTAACCCGGACTTAATATTTTTATCTAATGGACCTGGGGATCCAGAAGATTTAGATTTTGCCATAGAAAATATTAAAAAATTAGTTGGAAAGAAACCAATAACAGGTATTTGCTTAGGGCATCAATTATTGGGATTAGCGTTAGGTGGTAAAACTACTAAATTGAAGTTTGGACATAGAGGATGCAACCATCCTGTTAAAGATTTAGAAGCTAATATTGTGCATATAACTTCGCAAAATCATGGGTATGTAGTAGAGAAGTTACCAGATGACATGGAAGTTACTCACGTTAATATAAATGATGGAACTGTAGAAGGAATGAAACATAAGACTTTACCAATATACTCAGTTCAATTTCATCCAGAAGCATCAGCAGGTCCAAAAGACAGTGAATATATATTTGATAAGTTCTTAGAATATGCACTATAG